The following nucleotide sequence is from Podospora bellae-mahoneyi strain CBS 112042 chromosome 1 map unlocalized CBS112042p_1, whole genome shotgun sequence.
TTCTCACCCGAGCGCCACACCCGCGCAAATCTTGCCAATCCTCATCACATCCAACTTCCACAGCCTTCCCCCATTCATGtctctttttttaaaagccCTCATATCAATTCCCATGTCACGGTATGTAAAACATCGACAATCAGCCATCTCTACCACTCTACCCAGGGCCTGAACCAACACCGAGATTTCGTgcaaccccccatcctcatgcaaacccccttcccaaccctaGTCCAGAGACGAGACGGGAGCTCCCTATCAAAAAACCACCTTCGCTACCACTCATTATCAGAACGTCgtatcaacaccaccgacaacaacccCGCGCCCCAGTGCAACCTCAACAAACAACAGAGGGGCAATCTCAACCTCATACGGCACAGACAAAAGCCAGCGGCTCAGCATGAAAAACACCCAAAGaaaggagatgatgatgttcaATACATAAACACCGAATGTATATCCCCACCGACCACCAAGTTGTTTTCTCTGGGGCGACGGCCACGCCAACGTCCAATACCacagagaggagggggggtgtatATGCCACCAGACTCTTCCCATTCACATCAattccatcccaccaccaccaccaccaccaccatcgcttCCAAAACTTACATCCCATTACTACCCATAATAAACTCAAAAgtcaaaacaccaaccagaGCTATGACATTGTAGCTGCAAGCCTTCAACCGGAGAGCCCAAAGCCCAAAAGCCCTTGACCactccccatcatcctcgcaCCGCTATGACCCCTGCCAAGCACACCGGCTTCTCCCCCCAgctcaaaacaccaacaaccagccGGTAGGGTCTTGCGTGTGTCGCAGGTTTTGTGGGGGAATCCTTGTTGATAAACTTCCATCGTGATCGGGATAGCGTCTCAGATTGGGTAACCATTAGACCAGTGGCGTGCCCAAGTACCCCAGACTAGAACGCTTCCAGTTCTCTCTGTCCTAGTATGCAGCGGTATGGGCAGAAAAGTCACGCAACTTTTGAATATACCGTCAAAAAAACATAGGCTGTCTAATATCCCGCTAATAGCCATCCCAACCAACTTTTTCAATATgatttttgtttcttcaCATCAAGACATCTCGACTTTAGTTCTCGACCttaacctcctcccccccctctccctccttagccagctgctcaaccttcacatcctcccccttgatcccccccacaaccctcaacccctccgcctgCTCAACAATAGCATCCAgctgcttcttcctctcaatcctcacctgcacctccttGGTCAAGTTCTTCAAATCAAtcagctctccctccttcaGCGGGTGATCCTCCGGCAGAcccatctccttgatcttgatcttgccCTGAGCCAGCTCGTCCTCTCCCAGAATAAGCGCAAACGGCACACCATtcgcctcggcagccttgaaCTGGTTTTGGAGCTTGGGCTTGACCTTGTAGAGGAACTCGGCCTGATTGAAAATGTTAGTCTGCGGCGACGGTGATAGACATTGTTAGTAAGAGTGGTGGTAATCTTACCTTGATGTTAGCGTCCCACAAACGGGCCGCAATCTCACTTCTCTCCTTCAGTAAACCAGTAAAGTCCTTGCCGCCACCAAAGGCCATGACGAAGACATCAACCTCGtttttcctctccttcttggcctggtTCGCCCTCATGATGGAGAAGATACGGTCGATACCGAAGCTGATACCCACGCAAGGGACCTGGGTTTTGCCAGAGAACATACCAACGAGGTTGTCGTATCTTCCACCAGCAGCGACGGAGCCAATGCCTACTGTCGGGTCATCAGAGCgatcctcatcttccccagccttgccctttttcttcttggatTTTTCCGCCGAGGCatcagcagaagcagcagaaaCCTTGGGGGCTGACCCCTCGGTGACAACCTCATAGATAACTCCAGTGTAGTAGTCCAGACCTCTGGCTAGTGAGAGATCGAACGAGACACTGTGGCCGGCGTTGAAGGCGTCGAGGTAGGTGAAGAGGAGATCCATGTCGGCGAAACCTTGTTGCATCGAGGGGTTGGcggccagctcctcgtccttTTGCAGCTGCTCGAGCAGGTCCCGCTTGCCCTTGAGCACGACGTACTTTCCGATCTTGTCGGCAATCTCTGGCGCAAgtcccttctcctcgaccATCTCCTTGCGGACATCCTCCCATGGCATCTTGTCAAGCTTGTCGACGGCGGACGAGATGGGGCGGATGGAGGCCTCGGGAACACCACAGACCTGGAAGATGCCATCAAGAATCTTGCGTGAgttgagcttgatggtgtACTTTCCTTGCCAGCCAAGGCCCTCGAAGACTTCGTTGATGATTCTGATCTGCTTGCGTGTTAGCAGTGGTCAGCCAGTAATGGCGATGAATACGCACGATCTCGGCGTCTGGGATCATTGGGTCGTAGAGTCCAGCAATATCGAAACTGTAAATCAGTTAGTGCTTCCTCAGACGATTCTTGATAGTCTGTAATCTCCATCGCCCACGTACTCGCATTGATACTAGGACTATGTTAGCCTTGCAGTTTTCAGGCAGTGAAAAGGGGCCGACTTACAAACTCTCTCATACGGCCCTTCTTGACCGCAGGCTGGTCTCTTCGGTAGACCTTCGCAATGTGATAACGCTTGATCTGTGAAATGTCCTTGTTCATCGCCAGGAACCGAGCGAACGGGACGGTCAAGTCGTATCTCAAACTGCAGAGCTCGCCGCCCTGATCGGCAAGGTCATACTGCAGTATATCTCGTGTTAGTTATGCCTTGTTCCCTAATGAGACATGAGGTGAGGCTGACGAACAATGAGCTTGCTATCCTCTCCATATTTCCCTGTTGGATGCGGTTTCCTAGTCAGTCATAGATCCTCGGTTTCTGTCATCGATATCGCCGTTTCGTACCGGCAAGAATCTCTAGGGATAATTGTTAGTCAATGCGCCAGCGCCCATGTCAACAAGGCTCGCATACCCTTCAACTCAAAAACAGGAGTGTCGATTGTTACACCGCCGTGGCGCTCTTTTGCACAGTCAGCCCTTTCTCTTGTCCTTGGCATGCTTGTTCGTCCATTACATACTGAAgacgttggtgatggtgttgaagatCTTCTCCCTCAGGACCATGTCCGCGCCGGACCCTGCAGAAGCGCATTAGTATAAGCCAATATCGAGAAAGATACTCGGCCGAGTTCGAGATTGACGCACAGTCTCTGGTGCCCTTAGGGGTCCTATCATGGCATTGATTAGCTCACATGTTCAGGGTCGAGGATGTAGCACCAGAAAAAGCATAGGAGGTGCCGTACTTGATCTCGAACTTGGGGGCCTTTGGCGCCATGTCTTCGATAGCGGGGTTGATGTCCTGGGGTCTCGGTGACGAGATGTGGAAGCACCGTCTGGAAGCGGGAGCGGAGAGGCAGGTTGGGCGGAAGGTCAATGTCGGGGCCAGTCGTCGTGATGGTCGAACAGACCGGATGGCAAGTATCCACGAGCTCTGCATTCAAAATGTGCCGGTGGGAATTCGAGCGCTGCGGGGTGACTCGATTGTGCCTCGCCTTGTCGCAGGTTGACAGGAAAACCTTCTGCAACAGCTGCAAGGCTGATGCCTGACTAAGAATCCGGAAGCCATCTCATTGGCTGTTCCAAATGGATGTGAAGCAAGAGCGGGCGCCGGGACGTATTAGCGGCTGTCAATTGGTGCCCGGCTTTTGGAGAAAGTCCCACTTGGAAAATAACCCCGCCATATTTTTCCTTTGCCATATAAAACGACTTTGACAAGATATTGAGATGAAGATTTCCTCCAAGATGCCCGCTTGATTGTGCGCATCCAATTGTATATTCTCAATTTACTCGCTAACACGGACTTGTTTGCCCTAGAAGACCTCTTCCAGGAGGGACTCTTGAGAAGCCCATACCTTTCAAGACTCTACAAGACTCTACAAGACTCCAGACGACTCACACCACGATCCCCACATCCTCATACCTGCCACCACTTTCTCATCATATTCGGTCCTGATTCTCAGACTGGGAATAAACTTCAGGAACGTCAGAAAAGAAACCGGCTCCGATCTAGCAAACGTTCCGTAGCCGCCGCTAATGACAGGTCTACTGAACACAGTTGTGCTTCTAGGACTCAGCATATTCAGAACCGACATGTACGAGGGACAATCACCGCCACATCGAGATGGCGGTCAACATAACAGTATGAGGCTCTGCTGTAGAACGTATACTCGGTTCCATCGGATATCTTTGGTCGTCGAGGTGACTCTACTAACAAGTTACACAGTGACTCTACTGCTCAACTAAGTTGAGAGTGTGTGATTCATTTTCGCGGCCACTGTATCCTGGACCGACCCAAGGGATTATAAGGTTTCGG
It contains:
- the HTS1 gene encoding Cytoplasmic and mitochondrial histidine tRNA synthetase (COG:J; EggNog:ENOG503NVF4); protein product: MQSSWILAIRSVRPSRRLAPTLTFRPTCLSAPASRRCFHISSPRPQDINPAIEDMAPKAPKFEIKTPKGTRDWSGADMVLREKIFNTITNVFKRHGGVTIDTPVFELKEILAGKYGEDSKLIYDLADQGGELCSLRYDLTVPFARFLAMNKDISQIKRYHIAKVYRRDQPAVKKGRMREFYQCDFDIAGLYDPMIPDAEIIRIINEVFEGLGWQGKYTIKLNSRKILDGIFQVCGVPEASIRPISSAVDKLDKMPWEDVRKEMVEEKGLAPEIADKIGKYVVLKGKRDLLEQLQKDEELAANPSMQQGFADMDLLFTYLDAFNAGHSVSFDLSLARGLDYYTGVIYEVVTEGSAPKVSAASADASAEKSKKKKGKAGEDEDRSDDPTVGIGSVAAGGRYDNLVGMFSGKTQVPCVGISFGIDRIFSIMRANQAKKERKNEVDVFVMAFGGGKDFTGLLKERSEIAARLWDANIKAEFLYKVKPKLQNQFKAAEANGVPFALILGEDELAQGKIKIKEMGLPEDHPLKEGELIDLKNLTKEVQVRIERKKQLDAIVEQAEGLRVVGGIKGEDVKVEQLAKEGEGGEEVKVEN